The following coding sequences lie in one Deferribacterota bacterium genomic window:
- a CDS encoding substrate-binding domain-containing protein: MITIKEIAKLAGVSIGTVDRVLHNRGRVAKETEKKVREIIEKYDYKPNIFASQLKKGIKYKFAVLMPEYTQDGGYWNIPFKGIKKAQRELVRVNTSIDIYFYDKYSVTSFDKTFNKIITLGYNGLLIAPVLFETVSKLIDKIPKDTPYVFFDSYLPDSNQLSFIGQDPYMGGFVAGKLMHYLLDDLSKIITFKLIPEDYHINERVKGFVDYFKQDKKNVQVHNIKGYSTTEDIFKSIDKIIKNNLDIEGIFFPTALTYMAAKSIEKVNKKIYLIGYDLLEENKYYLKKGLIDFIIDQDPYKQGYEGIYSLYRYICLKESIKSKIFLPINIVIKENLEYFYSL; the protein is encoded by the coding sequence ATGATAACCATAAAAGAAATAGCTAAACTAGCGGGTGTTTCAATAGGTACTGTTGATAGGGTTTTACATAATAGAGGGAGAGTAGCCAAAGAGACAGAAAAAAAAGTAAGGGAAATTATAGAAAAATATGATTATAAGCCCAATATTTTTGCAAGTCAGTTAAAGAAAGGTATAAAATATAAGTTTGCAGTATTAATGCCTGAATATACGCAAGATGGGGGATATTGGAATATACCATTTAAAGGCATTAAAAAAGCTCAAAGGGAGCTAGTTAGGGTTAATACTTCAATTGATATATATTTTTATGATAAATATAGTGTTACTTCATTTGATAAAACTTTTAATAAGATTATCACTTTAGGCTATAATGGCTTATTGATAGCACCTGTTTTATTTGAGACTGTTTCAAAGCTAATAGACAAGATACCTAAAGATACCCCTTATGTTTTTTTTGATTCATACCTACCTGATAGTAATCAACTTTCATTCATAGGGCAAGACCCCTATATGGGGGGTTTTGTTGCTGGCAAACTTATGCATTATTTATTAGATGATTTATCGAAGATTATAACCTTTAAATTGATACCTGAAGATTATCATATAAATGAGCGTGTCAAAGGTTTTGTAGATTATTTTAAGCAAGATAAAAAAAATGTACAGGTACACAATATTAAGGGCTATAGCACCACAGAGGATATATTTAAAAGCATAGATAAAATTATAAAAAATAATTTAGATATTGAAGGAATATTTTTTCCTACAGCACTAACCTATATGGCTGCCAAATCAATAGAGAAGGTTAATAAAAAAATATACCTTATAGGGTATGATTTGCTAGAAGAGAATAAGTATTATCTAAAAAAAGGTTTAATAGATTTTATAATTGATCAAGATCCATATAAACAAGGATATGAGGGAATATATTCATTGTATAGGTATATTTGCCTTAAAGAGAGCATAAAGAGTAAAATTTTTTTGCCTATAAATATTGTTATAAAGGAAAATTTAGAGTATTTCTATTCGTTGTAA
- a CDS encoding aldose epimerase family protein: MGSKAINKALRFILIFLFISRMISGGALMSQVKVEQSVFGTLNGKNVRMYTLTNSNGLSAEIIEYGAILKSLKVPDKEGNPIDIVLGYDSLEGYLKDTFYFGATIGRYANRIANGEFRLDGKTYKLAKNDNNINHLHGGNKGFNKRLWNSEVIKKENKSGVKLTYLSKDMEEGYPGNLKTEVIYTLTNDNRLEIAYKATTDKANVVNLTNHSYFNLNGEGSKTDILDHIIKINAKFYTPVNDNLIPTGEILKVVDTPFDFTSPHAIGKNIEKLDPGYDHNYVLDKLQDELALAASVYDPDTHIKMKLYTTQPGVQFYTGNFLDGNMSGKSGMHYNKHSAFCLEPQHFPNTPNIGHFPSAVLRPNDTYNQKIIYEFELK; encoded by the coding sequence ATGGGCTCTAAAGCTATCAATAAGGCATTAAGATTCATATTAATATTTTTATTTATTTCAAGAATGATCTCAGGAGGTGCACTAATGTCTCAAGTAAAGGTAGAACAATCTGTTTTTGGTACTTTAAATGGCAAGAATGTAAGAATGTATACATTAACAAATTCTAATGGTTTATCTGCTGAAATAATTGAATATGGAGCGATACTAAAATCATTAAAGGTTCCAGACAAAGAAGGTAATCCAATTGATATTGTATTAGGTTATGATTCTCTAGAAGGATATCTAAAGGATACATTTTATTTTGGTGCAACAATTGGCAGATATGCCAATAGGATTGCAAATGGTGAGTTTAGACTAGATGGTAAAACCTATAAACTAGCGAAGAATGATAATAATATAAATCATTTACATGGTGGCAACAAAGGCTTTAACAAACGATTATGGAATTCAGAGGTTATTAAGAAAGAAAATAAATCAGGGGTAAAACTTACTTATCTTAGTAAAGATATGGAAGAAGGTTATCCTGGTAATCTAAAAACAGAAGTAATCTACACATTAACTAATGATAATAGATTAGAAATAGCTTATAAAGCGACAACAGATAAAGCCAATGTAGTAAATCTAACAAATCACAGCTATTTTAACCTAAATGGAGAGGGCAGTAAAACTGATATATTAGATCATATTATTAAGATAAATGCAAAGTTTTATACCCCAGTAAATGATAACCTTATACCAACAGGAGAGATATTAAAAGTTGTAGATACACCCTTTGATTTTACTTCACCACACGCTATAGGTAAGAATATTGAAAAACTAGATCCTGGTTATGATCACAACTATGTATTAGATAAACTGCAAGATGAATTAGCTTTAGCTGCTTCTGTTTATGATCCTGATACACATATAAAAATGAAGTTATATACAACGCAACCTGGTGTTCAATTTTATACAGGCAATTTCTTAGATGGTAATATGAGTGGTAAATCTGGAATGCATTATAATAAACACTCAGCCTTTTGTTTAGAACCACAACATTTTCCAAATACACCTAACATAGGTCATTTTCCATCAGCTGTTTTGAGACCTAATGACACCTATAATCAAAAGATTATTTATGAGTTTGAATTAAAATAA